Proteins encoded within one genomic window of Syntrophorhabdaceae bacterium:
- a CDS encoding glycosyltransferase codes for MDEKPYVSVLVPVLNEEESLPELNTRLRDALTGIQRPYEIIYINDGSTDRTEEILEAFHNEDGRIKIIEFNRNYGQHMALFAGFDFARGEIVVTIDADLQNPPEEIPRLVAKAEEGYEVVATYRKNRKDSLFRKLPSYIVNRITAKLVGVRLKDYGCMLRAYKRNIVDYMNMCPESSSFIPALANTFAKKITEIEVGHEERKKGTSKYSPFKLFRLNFDLMTNFSLLPIQFISMLGVVIAFFGLAFAVFLMIRRLLMGPEGEGTFTLFGVLFFFIGIQIFALGVIGEYVGRIYQEVRRRPRYIIKKEYM; via the coding sequence ATGGATGAGAAACCGTATGTTTCTGTGCTTGTTCCCGTTCTGAACGAAGAGGAATCGCTGCCGGAACTGAATACACGGCTTCGTGACGCGCTGACAGGAATTCAGAGACCCTACGAGATCATCTATATAAATGATGGCAGCACGGATCGGACCGAAGAGATACTCGAGGCCTTCCATAACGAGGACGGTCGCATCAAGATCATAGAGTTCAACAGGAACTACGGCCAGCACATGGCCCTTTTCGCCGGCTTCGATTTTGCCCGTGGTGAGATCGTTGTGACCATCGATGCTGACCTGCAGAACCCTCCCGAGGAGATCCCGAGGCTCGTGGCCAAGGCGGAAGAAGGCTACGAGGTGGTGGCCACCTACAGAAAAAATAGAAAGGATTCCCTTTTTCGCAAGCTGCCCTCCTATATCGTCAACAGGATCACGGCAAAGCTTGTCGGGGTCCGGCTGAAAGACTACGGATGCATGCTCAGAGCATACAAGCGCAACATCGTCGACTACATGAACATGTGCCCTGAGTCATCAAGCTTCATTCCGGCGCTTGCCAATACCTTTGCCAAAAAGATAACGGAAATAGAAGTCGGCCACGAGGAGAGAAAGAAGGGAACGTCCAAGTATAGTCCCTTCAAGCTGTTCAGGCTCAATTTCGACCTTATGACGAATTTTTCCCTGCTGCCCATACAGTTCATCAGCATGCTCGGCGTGGTCATCGCCTTTTTCGGTCTTGCCTTCGCCGTTTTTCTCATGATAAGACGGCTTCTCATGGGGCCGGAAGGCGAGGGGACCTTCACCCTCTTCGGCGTGCTCTTTTTCTTCATAGGCATCCAGATATTTGCCCTGGGGGTGATCGGCGAGTACGTCGGCCGGATCTACCAGGAAGTGAGAAGGCGCCCGCGATACATCATCAAGAAGGAATACATGTGA